A genomic stretch from Elusimicrobiota bacterium includes:
- a CDS encoding glycosyltransferase family 2 protein, giving the protein MIYLLLPVFNEANGIEILFKSIGYQLSNLPHSVVLVNDGSTDETVNILINFLKGLQQKLTLKIINHEKNLGLGAAMRTGINYVSTVIQENDILITMDADNTHPVGLITELVKKIQNGADVVVASRYTAGGNEIGLKKFRKILSGFASALLKLFFPVKNVTDYTSGYRAYSGKIIKKARTYYSDNFVTETGFTCMAEILIKLSKINASFDEVGLVLRYDLKKGKSKIKIIKTIFEYLFLILKLKFLRL; this is encoded by the coding sequence GTGATATATCTACTTTTACCGGTATTTAATGAAGCGAATGGAATAGAAATTCTATTTAAAAGTATTGGATACCAACTTTCCAACCTGCCACATTCTGTTGTGCTCGTAAACGATGGTTCTACCGACGAGACTGTTAATATTTTAATTAATTTCTTAAAAGGTTTACAGCAGAAACTTACCTTAAAAATTATAAATCACGAAAAAAATTTAGGGCTCGGTGCAGCAATGCGAACAGGTATAAACTATGTTTCTACCGTTATTCAGGAAAACGATATTTTGATAACTATGGATGCTGATAATACACATCCTGTTGGTTTAATCACAGAACTTGTAAAAAAAATTCAAAACGGTGCTGATGTTGTAGTTGCATCCAGATACACAGCAGGTGGAAACGAAATCGGGTTAAAAAAGTTTAGAAAAATTTTAAGCGGGTTTGCTTCGGCATTATTAAAACTCTTTTTTCCAGTAAAAAATGTCACAGATTATACAAGCGGTTACCGTGCATATTCCGGAAAAATTATCAAGAAAGCGAGAACATATTACAGCGATAATTTTGTTACTGAAACCGGTTTTACCTGTATGGCTGAAATTTTGATAAAACTTTCTAAAATCAACGCTTCGTTTGATGAAGTCGGACTCGTTTTACGGTATGACTTAAAAAAAGGAAAAAGTAAAATAAAAATAATAAAGACAATCTTTGAATATCTATTCCTTATATTGAAACTTAAATTCTTGCGGTTATAG